The Agromyces atrinae genome window below encodes:
- a CDS encoding shikimate dehydrogenase: MSEPSGRRLAVLGSPIAHSKSPALHAAAYRVLGLDWSYERIEVDERGLADFLDSRDDSWRGFSLTMPLKVRLRELADESDRLATLSEAANTLVFDGAERRRVVFNTDVEGIVRALAESGVDRAERVVVLGGGATASSALLASAALGAVSVQIAVRTPAKATGLVKLGYDAGIPVDVVPFDAVADEADLVIATLPGGARLDADLPLSLVSRSTLFDVAYDPWPSSLAERWTDAGGRAISGLGMLLHQALVQVRIFVAGDPAVPLADEERVLQAMRDAIS, from the coding sequence GTGAGTGAGCCGTCGGGCCGGAGGCTCGCCGTCCTCGGCTCGCCGATCGCCCACTCGAAGAGCCCGGCCCTGCACGCCGCCGCCTACCGGGTGCTCGGACTCGACTGGAGCTACGAGCGCATCGAGGTCGACGAGCGCGGTCTCGCCGACTTCCTCGATTCGCGGGATGACTCCTGGCGCGGATTCTCGCTCACGATGCCGTTGAAGGTACGCCTGCGGGAGCTCGCCGACGAGTCCGATCGGCTCGCGACCCTCAGCGAGGCCGCCAACACCCTCGTTTTCGACGGCGCCGAGCGACGTCGCGTCGTCTTCAACACCGACGTCGAGGGCATCGTTCGTGCACTCGCCGAGTCGGGTGTCGACCGAGCGGAGCGCGTCGTCGTGCTCGGCGGGGGAGCGACGGCGTCATCCGCTCTGCTCGCGAGCGCCGCCCTCGGTGCCGTGTCGGTGCAGATCGCCGTGCGCACACCCGCGAAGGCGACCGGGCTCGTGAAGCTCGGCTACGACGCCGGCATACCCGTCGACGTCGTGCCGTTCGATGCGGTCGCCGACGAGGCCGACCTCGTCATCGCGACGCTGCCGGGCGGCGCTCGGCTCGACGCCGACCTGCCGCTGTCGCTCGTCTCACGCTCGACCCTCTTCGACGTCGCCTACGATCCGTGGCCGAGTTCCCTCGCCGAGCGGTGGACGGATGCCGGCGGCCGCGCCATCTCGGGACTCGGCATGCTGCTGCACCAGGCGCTCGTCCAGGTGCGCATCTTCGTCGCGGGCGACCCCGCCGTGCCGCTCGCCGACGAGGAGCGCGTGCTGCAGGCGATGCGCGACGCGATCTCCTGA
- the aroC gene encoding chorismate synthase — protein sequence MLRWLTAGESHGPELVAILEGLPAGVPVSLDGVREDLARRKLGYGRGARMKFEQDELAISGGVRHGLTLGSPIALRVGNTEWPKWAEVMSPEPPADSERVGRGRGAPLTRPRPGHADLVGMQKYGFDDARPVLERASARETAARVALGAVARAFLGELGIRLVSHTLAVGTVRSPEGSALPGPDDVALLDADPLRCFDPATSALMVTEVDGAHKDGDTLGGVVEVLAYGVPPGLGSHVHWDRRLDSQLAGALMGIQAIKGVEVGDGFLTTTRRGSAAHDELVLGDGVISRTSDRAGGTEGGMSTGTVLRVRAGMKPIATVPHSLRTVDVASGEAAAAHHQRSDVCAVPAAGVVAEAMVALTLANAVLEKFGGDSIVETRRNLDSYLASIPVGLHTAADVAR from the coding sequence ATGCTGCGTTGGCTCACTGCGGGTGAATCCCATGGTCCCGAACTCGTCGCCATTCTCGAAGGGCTCCCCGCCGGAGTTCCCGTGAGTCTCGACGGTGTCCGCGAGGACCTCGCGCGTCGGAAGCTCGGTTACGGGCGCGGCGCGCGCATGAAGTTCGAGCAGGACGAGCTCGCGATCTCGGGCGGCGTCCGTCACGGTCTCACCCTCGGAAGCCCGATCGCGCTGCGCGTCGGCAACACCGAGTGGCCGAAGTGGGCCGAGGTCATGAGCCCGGAGCCGCCCGCTGATTCCGAGCGCGTCGGCCGGGGCCGCGGTGCACCCCTGACGCGCCCGCGCCCGGGTCACGCCGACCTCGTCGGTATGCAGAAGTACGGCTTCGACGACGCGCGGCCCGTCCTCGAGCGCGCGAGCGCCCGTGAGACCGCAGCTCGTGTCGCCCTCGGTGCCGTCGCGCGCGCGTTCCTCGGCGAGCTCGGCATCCGTCTCGTCTCGCACACCCTCGCCGTCGGCACGGTGCGCTCGCCCGAGGGCAGCGCCCTTCCGGGGCCCGACGACGTCGCGCTGCTCGACGCCGACCCGCTGCGATGCTTCGACCCCGCCACGAGCGCGCTCATGGTCACCGAGGTCGACGGTGCGCACAAGGACGGCGATACGCTCGGCGGCGTCGTCGAGGTGCTCGCCTACGGTGTGCCCCCGGGTCTCGGCTCGCACGTGCACTGGGACCGCAGGCTCGATTCCCAGCTCGCCGGCGCGCTCATGGGCATCCAGGCGATCAAGGGGGTCGAGGTCGGCGACGGCTTCCTCACCACGACCCGACGCGGCTCGGCCGCTCACGACGAACTCGTGCTGGGCGACGGCGTCATCTCGCGCACGAGCGACCGTGCCGGCGGAACCGAGGGCGGCATGAGCACGGGCACCGTACTGCGCGTGCGCGCGGGCATGAAGCCCATCGCGACCGTTCCGCACTCGCTGCGCACCGTCGACGTCGCCTCGGGAGAGGCCGCTGCCGCCCACCACCAGCGTTCCGATGTCTGCGCCGTCCCGGCCGCGGGCGTCGTGGCCGAGGCGATGGTGGCGCTCACGCTCGCCAACGCCGTGCTCGAGAAGTTCGGTGGCGACTCGATCGTCGAGACGCGCCGCAACCTCGACTCGTACCTCGCGTCGATCCCCGTCGGACTGCACACGGCGGCCGATGTCGCTCGGTGA
- a CDS encoding shikimate kinase: MSLGDRAALPLVFIGPMAAGKSKIGRRVARGLGVPFIDTDQRIVAQHGPIEQIFTRDGEERFRQIEREVVADALREQAVVSLGGGAVLDVDTQAELAGASVVYVTVSAAAVAERLAGTDRPLVAGDGVAAWERIFTARRPIYERLATLTIDSSRTPMMRLVDHVVAWHKEEQR, from the coding sequence ATGTCGCTCGGTGATCGCGCGGCACTGCCGCTCGTCTTCATCGGACCGATGGCTGCGGGCAAGTCGAAGATCGGTCGTCGGGTCGCACGCGGCCTCGGCGTACCCTTCATCGACACCGACCAGCGCATCGTCGCCCAGCACGGACCGATCGAGCAGATCTTCACCCGCGACGGCGAGGAGCGCTTCCGCCAGATCGAGCGCGAGGTCGTCGCCGATGCACTCCGTGAGCAGGCGGTCGTGTCGCTCGGCGGCGGTGCCGTCCTCGACGTCGATACGCAGGCCGAGCTCGCCGGCGCATCCGTCGTCTACGTCACGGTGAGCGCCGCCGCGGTGGCCGAGCGGCTCGCGGGCACCGACCGGCCCCTCGTCGCCGGAGACGGCGTGGCGGCCTGGGAACGCATCTTCACGGCCCGTCGGCCGATCTACGAACGACTCGCCACTCTCACGATCGATTCGTCGAGGACGCCCATGATGCGTCTCGTCGACCACGTCGTCGCGTGGCACAAGGAGGAGCAACGATGA
- the aroB gene encoding 3-dehydroquinate synthase: MSDTTEIRVGGDEGYPVLVGHGVLDSIGDHLGDARKVLIVHTPTLGAKAAALREALSDRFEALLAEVPDAEAAKRVEVAAFCWQVMGQADFTRTDAVIGFGGGAVTDLAGFVAATWLRGVRLVQVPTSVAGMVDAAVGGKTGINTNEGKNLVGAFYAPAAVICDFDTLDTLPRNEILAGFAEIVKAGFIYYPEILDIIEADVAVATDPSTPEFRRVVELAIDMKARVVSEDFTEKGLREILNYGHTLGHAIEHAERYRWRHGAAVAVGMVFAAELSRLAGRLPDAVVDRHRSILESLTLPTSYPAGRWPTLLATMQRDKKARAGALRFIVLDDLARPTVLRAPDQSLLFAAYQETAE; this comes from the coding sequence ATGAGCGACACGACCGAGATCCGCGTCGGCGGCGACGAGGGGTACCCGGTGCTCGTCGGGCACGGGGTGCTCGACTCGATCGGCGATCACCTGGGCGATGCGCGCAAGGTGCTCATCGTGCACACGCCGACGCTCGGGGCCAAGGCCGCCGCGCTTCGCGAGGCCCTGAGCGACCGCTTCGAGGCCCTGCTCGCCGAGGTCCCCGATGCCGAGGCCGCCAAGCGCGTCGAGGTGGCGGCGTTCTGCTGGCAGGTCATGGGGCAGGCCGACTTCACGCGCACGGATGCCGTCATCGGCTTCGGCGGCGGTGCCGTGACCGATCTCGCCGGCTTCGTCGCGGCGACGTGGTTGCGCGGAGTGCGACTCGTGCAGGTTCCGACGTCGGTGGCCGGCATGGTCGATGCGGCCGTCGGCGGCAAGACGGGCATCAACACGAACGAGGGCAAGAACCTCGTCGGCGCTTTCTACGCCCCCGCGGCCGTCATCTGCGACTTCGACACCCTCGACACCTTGCCGCGCAACGAGATCCTCGCGGGCTTCGCCGAGATCGTGAAGGCGGGCTTCATCTACTACCCCGAGATCCTCGACATCATCGAGGCGGATGTCGCGGTCGCGACCGATCCGTCGACGCCCGAGTTCCGTCGAGTCGTCGAACTCGCGATCGATATGAAGGCCCGCGTCGTGAGCGAGGACTTCACCGAGAAGGGGCTCCGCGAGATCCTCAACTACGGCCACACGCTCGGTCACGCGATCGAGCACGCCGAACGCTACCGCTGGCGGCACGGCGCGGCCGTCGCCGTCGGCATGGTGTTCGCCGCCGAGCTCAGCCGTCTCGCGGGCCGGCTCCCCGACGCCGTCGTCGACCGTCACCGCTCGATCCTCGAATCGTTGACGCTCCCGACCTCGTACCCGGCGGGCCGCTGGCCGACGCTCCTCGCGACGATGCAGCGCGACAAGAAGGCACGCGCGGGCGCTCTGCGCTTCATCGTGCTCGACGACCTCGCGCGCCCGACGGTGCTCCGCGCTCCCGATCAGTCGCTCCTCTTCGCGGCGTACCAGGAGACGGCCGAGTGA
- the aroQ gene encoding type II 3-dehydroquinate dehydratase, with the protein MTTILVLSGPNLGRLGTREPEVYGHATLADLEASLASSAEAVGVDIDFRQTDDEGELIRWLHAAVDARTPVVLNPAAFTHYSYGLRDAAALVTSAGLPLIEVHLSNPHSRETFRHTSVISGVATGVIAGFGADSYRLAVEQVVRIVG; encoded by the coding sequence ATGACGACGATCCTCGTGCTCTCGGGCCCCAACCTCGGTCGACTCGGCACCCGTGAGCCCGAGGTCTACGGCCACGCGACGCTCGCCGATCTCGAGGCGTCCCTCGCGTCATCCGCCGAGGCCGTCGGTGTCGACATCGACTTCCGGCAGACGGATGACGAGGGCGAGCTCATCCGCTGGCTGCACGCCGCCGTCGACGCTCGGACGCCCGTCGTCCTGAACCCCGCGGCGTTCACCCACTACAGCTACGGGTTGCGCGACGCGGCCGCGCTCGTCACGAGTGCCGGCCTCCCTCTCATCGAGGTGCACCTCTCGAACCCGCACAGCCGCGAGACGTTCCGTCACACGAGCGTCATCTCCGGTGTCGCGACCGGCGTGATCGCCGGATTCGGCGCGGACTCGTACCGACTCGCCGTCGAACAGGTCGTGCGGATCGTCGGGTAA